From the Paenibacillus sp. FSL H8-0548 genome, one window contains:
- the pepF gene encoding oligoendopeptidase F has protein sequence MNHVPKRSESAPETRWKLEDIFESQAAWDKEYAEAKTLIKKVSEYQGKLTDVAQLKACFELEDELSMHVERLYVYANMKHHEDTAEASFQALSEKSKKISVESSEALSFITPEVLSLSDDKLDEMISNESIAKYRHTLEEMRREKAHVLSKNEEALLAQVGNISSAPGTVFSMLNNADLKFPKVKNEDGEEIELTHGRYIQFLESKDQNVRREAFKAVYETYGKLKNTLATTLTSNVSKNIFYARARKYDSVLDMSLYGDNIPKEVYTNLIDTIHKHLPLMHRYMDLRKKLLGLDELHMYDLFAPLVDEFKLDITYEEAKKTISESLKPLGDDYLQVLQEGFDNSWIDVYENEGKRSGAYSWGAFGTHPYVLLNHKDNLNSMFTLTHEMGHALHSHYSDTNQNYRDAQYTIFLAEVASTLNEALLMDYLLAKSTDAKEKMYLLTYYADQFRTTVFRQTMFAEFEKIIHERTEQGDSLTPQDLSKIYYDLNVQYYGPNMVIDKDIEMEWARIPHFYNSFYVYKYATGFSAATSFSKQILEEGEPAVERYLGFLKSGGSDFSINILKKAGVDMSSPEPIEQAMSVFEELIGQMEQLTK, from the coding sequence ATGAATCACGTACCCAAACGTTCCGAATCTGCGCCTGAGACCCGCTGGAAGCTAGAGGATATATTTGAAAGCCAAGCTGCATGGGATAAGGAATATGCCGAAGCAAAAACATTGATCAAGAAAGTTTCTGAATACCAAGGCAAGCTGACTGACGTCGCACAGCTCAAAGCATGCTTCGAGCTTGAGGATGAGCTCTCCATGCATGTGGAGCGTCTTTATGTGTATGCTAATATGAAGCATCACGAGGATACGGCAGAGGCGAGCTTTCAAGCGCTGTCTGAAAAATCCAAAAAAATAAGCGTCGAGTCAAGCGAAGCGCTCTCCTTTATTACCCCAGAGGTACTCAGCCTCTCAGATGATAAGCTCGATGAAATGATTTCCAATGAGTCTATTGCGAAATACCGTCATACACTTGAAGAAATGCGCCGTGAAAAAGCCCATGTGCTCTCGAAAAATGAAGAAGCGCTGCTTGCTCAAGTCGGCAATATAAGCTCAGCTCCCGGCACCGTATTCAGCATGCTGAACAACGCAGATCTTAAATTCCCTAAAGTGAAAAATGAAGACGGCGAGGAAATCGAGCTTACACACGGCCGTTACATACAGTTTCTAGAGAGCAAGGATCAAAATGTAAGGCGCGAAGCTTTTAAAGCCGTATACGAAACGTATGGCAAGCTAAAAAACACGCTCGCAACTACCCTTACCTCCAACGTTTCTAAAAATATCTTTTATGCACGGGCACGCAAGTATGACTCTGTACTGGATATGTCCTTATATGGCGACAACATTCCGAAAGAGGTTTATACGAACCTAATTGATACGATCCACAAGCATTTGCCGCTAATGCATCGTTATATGGATCTACGCAAAAAGCTTCTAGGCCTTGATGAGCTTCATATGTACGATTTGTTCGCACCGCTCGTTGACGAGTTCAAGCTCGACATTACGTATGAGGAAGCGAAAAAAACGATTAGTGAAAGCTTGAAGCCGCTTGGCGATGACTATCTACAAGTGCTGCAAGAGGGCTTCGATAACAGCTGGATCGATGTATACGAGAATGAGGGCAAACGCAGCGGCGCATACAGCTGGGGCGCTTTCGGCACACACCCTTATGTATTGCTCAATCACAAAGACAATCTGAACAGCATGTTCACGTTGACGCATGAAATGGGTCACGCTCTCCATTCTCACTATTCGGACACGAATCAGAACTATCGCGATGCGCAATACACGATTTTCTTAGCAGAGGTTGCTTCCACATTGAATGAAGCGCTTCTAATGGACTATCTGCTTGCCAAATCTACGGACGCGAAAGAAAAAATGTACTTGCTGACTTATTATGCTGATCAGTTCCGTACAACTGTTTTCCGTCAAACGATGTTTGCCGAGTTCGAGAAAATTATACATGAGCGCACGGAGCAAGGAGACTCGCTGACTCCTCAGGATCTCAGCAAAATCTACTACGATCTCAATGTTCAGTATTATGGCCCGAATATGGTCATCGATAAAGATATCGAAATGGAATGGGCACGTATCCCGCATTTCTATAACAGCTTCTACGTCTACAAATACGCAACAGGCTTCTCTGCAGCAACAAGCTTCTCCAAACAAATTTTGGAGGAAGGCGAGCCAGCAGTTGAGCGTTACCTTGGCTTCCTGAAAAGCGGTGGCAGCGACTTCTCCATCAATATTTTGAAGAAGGCCGGCGTCGACATGTCCTCTCCTGAGCCGATTGAGCAAGCGATGAGCGTGTTCGAGGAGCTTATTGGACAAATGGAGCAATTAACGAAGTAG
- a CDS encoding YebC/PmpR family DNA-binding transcriptional regulator: MKFKLFKDRKGKADQAKNNKFVKLGRDIYVQARRGGPNPDANFGLKTAIANARAEQMPNDNIERAIKKAAGAGDGVEYDDIMYEGYGPGGVAIMVKCLTDNRNRTAADVRSAFNKRGGNMGESGCVGYMFDHKGLLVVDREAHEADEDTMMMVALEAGAEDVIVNEDSFEILTHPHEFEQVKNALEKEGYTFVNAGVRWLPQTIVKVDGENADKLLKMMDAFEDNDDVQDVYSNFEIVE; encoded by the coding sequence ATGAAATTTAAATTGTTCAAAGACCGTAAAGGAAAGGCCGATCAGGCTAAAAATAACAAGTTCGTTAAGCTTGGACGCGATATTTATGTTCAAGCGCGCAGAGGCGGACCGAACCCAGATGCAAACTTTGGTCTGAAGACGGCAATTGCGAATGCTAGAGCAGAGCAGATGCCAAATGATAATATTGAACGCGCGATTAAGAAGGCAGCAGGTGCTGGAGATGGCGTAGAATACGATGATATTATGTATGAAGGCTATGGCCCGGGCGGCGTAGCTATTATGGTGAAATGTTTGACAGACAACCGTAATCGCACAGCAGCGGATGTTCGTTCCGCGTTTAATAAACGGGGCGGAAACATGGGCGAGAGCGGCTGTGTCGGCTACATGTTTGATCATAAAGGGCTGCTAGTTGTAGATCGTGAAGCTCATGAAGCGGATGAGGATACGATGATGATGGTAGCGCTTGAAGCTGGTGCTGAGGATGTTATCGTCAATGAAGACAGCTTTGAAATTTTAACACATCCGCATGAGTTCGAGCAGGTGAAGAATGCCCTTGAGAAGGAAGGGTATACCTTCGTTAATGCTGGTGTTCGCTGGCTGCCGCAAACCATCGTAAAGGTAGACGGGGAGAACGCGGACAAGCTGCTTAAGATGATGGATGCTTTTGAAGACAATGATGATGTGCAGGACGTTTACTCTAACTTTGAGATTGTAGAATAA
- a CDS encoding transposase, with the protein MFYPISFRVVRFILPSGDYETVITNLSAADFPPDELGSIYHMRWGIETSFRALKYTVGLTNFHAKKRESIIQEIFARMILYNFAEMMTSHVVISQMDKRHAYQVNFTVAVHVCRHFLRSRDDELPSDVEALIRKNILPIRPIRPGQQNTRKIRSRSAVSFVYRVA; encoded by the coding sequence TTGTTTTACCCGATTTCCTTTCGGGTTGTTCGTTTCATCCTGCCGAGTGGCGATTATGAAACCGTCATAACGAATCTTTCTGCTGCTGATTTCCCACCCGATGAACTGGGGTCCATTTATCACATGCGATGGGGCATTGAAACCTCTTTCCGGGCATTAAAATACACCGTCGGTTTGACGAATTTTCACGCAAAGAAACGGGAGTCCATCATCCAAGAGATTTTCGCAAGAATGATCCTGTACAATTTCGCTGAAATGATGACCTCGCACGTCGTCATTTCGCAAATGGATAAACGGCACGCCTACCAAGTCAACTTCACGGTTGCCGTCCACGTTTGTAGACATTTCCTGCGCTCAAGGGATGATGAACTCCCGTCAGATGTTGAAGCGCTGATTCGTAAAAACATTTTGCCGATTCGACCCATTCGCCCAGGGCAGCAGAATACGCGCAAAATCCGCTCCAGATCAGCTGTTAGCTTCGTCTACAGGGTAGCATAA
- a CDS encoding tetraprenyl-beta-curcumene synthase family protein, with protein MHRVYKYVLPFVDSELKQLRLMAERIPDAELRGQALDSMDNKKFHCQGGSVYAAANLEQRHVLIPLIVALQTISDYLDNLCDRSTSLDPDDFRLLHQSMLDAVNPEAQLQDYYAFRKEKDDGGYLQHLVRTCQQQAAKLPSYQSVQQHVNELVSLYGDLQVYKHIRNDLREEQLLAWWDLHRCHYPNLQWNEFAAAAGSTLGVFMLFLAASEDQLSSKDAASIKSIYFPHVCCLHILLDYLIDQAEDRAGGDLNFCNYYDNDSLLVERLGTIVNRAREDVKRLPASRFHRLIIEGLLALYLSDPKVRHQADVRDVSRRLMKNSPITRLFFIINSIWIRKQQA; from the coding sequence ATGCATCGAGTCTATAAGTACGTGCTTCCTTTCGTGGATAGCGAGCTTAAGCAGCTTCGCCTAATGGCAGAGCGGATACCCGATGCCGAGCTGAGAGGGCAGGCGCTTGACAGCATGGATAACAAGAAGTTTCATTGTCAGGGCGGAAGCGTCTATGCTGCTGCGAATTTAGAGCAGAGACATGTTCTCATCCCTCTAATTGTCGCACTTCAAACGATTAGTGATTACTTAGACAATTTATGTGATCGCAGCACCTCGTTAGATCCAGACGATTTTCGATTATTGCATCAATCGATGCTAGATGCCGTCAATCCCGAAGCCCAGCTTCAGGATTATTATGCATTTCGCAAGGAGAAGGACGATGGCGGTTATTTGCAGCATCTTGTTCGGACTTGCCAGCAACAAGCCGCTAAGCTGCCTTCCTATCAAAGCGTGCAGCAGCATGTGAACGAGTTGGTTTCCCTTTATGGAGATTTGCAGGTGTACAAGCATATTCGCAACGATTTGCGGGAGGAGCAATTGCTCGCATGGTGGGATTTGCATCGTTGTCATTATCCGAATTTGCAGTGGAACGAATTTGCAGCGGCAGCAGGCTCTACTTTAGGGGTGTTTATGCTGTTTTTAGCGGCAAGCGAAGACCAATTATCGAGTAAGGATGCAGCCTCGATAAAGAGTATTTATTTTCCGCATGTGTGCTGTCTTCATATTTTGCTGGATTATTTAATTGATCAAGCAGAGGATCGAGCAGGCGGCGACCTTAATTTTTGCAACTATTATGATAATGACAGTCTGCTTGTTGAGCGTCTCGGCACTATCGTGAACCGAGCGCGTGAGGACGTGAAGCGGCTTCCTGCTTCTCGTTTTCATCGTTTGATTATTGAAGGGCTGCTAGCCTTGTATTTATCAGACCCGAAGGTTCGCCATCAGGCGGATGTCAGAGATGTGTCAAGGAGGCTAATGAAGAACAGTCCCATTACTCGATTGTTTTTCATTATAAACAGCATCTGGATTCGGAAACAACAAGCTTAA
- the pfkA gene encoding 6-phosphofructokinase — MSAVKSIAVLTSGGDSQGMNAAVRAVVRSALYYGLDVYGVQRGYQGLINDDLRQMDLRSVGDIIQRGGTILQTARCKEFVTAEGQQRGAEVLRSRGIDGLVVIGGDGSYHGANKLSKLGIKTMGLPGTIDNDIPFTDYTIGFDTAVSVVVDAINKIRDTMSSHERSSVVEVMGRHCGDIALHAGLASGAETILVPEVPFDLNEVAERMKTNFAKGKRHSIIVVAEGAGKGEDVANQITANSGIEPRVTVLGHIQRGGTPTAIDRILASRLGDFAVRQLMAGDSGKSCGVINGELVTTDIDKVVNTKKPFDIGMYELALRLSQ; from the coding sequence ATGTCTGCAGTCAAATCAATCGCAGTACTGACAAGCGGAGGAGATTCGCAAGGAATGAACGCAGCCGTTAGGGCTGTTGTAAGGAGCGCACTATATTACGGTCTAGATGTATATGGTGTTCAACGCGGCTATCAAGGACTTATTAACGATGATTTGCGTCAAATGGATTTACGGAGCGTTGGTGATATTATTCAGCGCGGCGGAACTATTTTGCAAACGGCAAGATGCAAGGAGTTTGTAACAGCTGAGGGCCAGCAAAGAGGTGCTGAGGTGCTTCGTTCCAGAGGTATCGACGGACTAGTCGTTATCGGTGGAGATGGCTCTTACCACGGGGCAAATAAGCTTAGCAAGCTTGGCATTAAGACGATGGGGCTGCCAGGTACAATTGACAACGATATCCCTTTCACTGATTATACGATTGGATTTGATACAGCAGTAAGCGTTGTTGTAGACGCGATTAACAAAATTCGGGATACGATGTCCTCGCATGAGCGCTCGTCCGTTGTTGAGGTTATGGGTCGTCATTGCGGCGACATTGCTCTTCATGCAGGTCTTGCAAGCGGTGCGGAGACGATTCTTGTACCAGAGGTTCCATTTGATTTGAATGAGGTTGCTGAGCGTATGAAGACGAATTTCGCCAAAGGCAAGCGCCACAGTATTATCGTTGTTGCAGAAGGTGCCGGAAAAGGCGAGGATGTAGCTAATCAAATTACAGCTAACAGCGGTATTGAACCGCGTGTAACTGTTCTAGGCCACATTCAACGCGGTGGAACGCCAACTGCGATTGATCGTATTTTGGCAAGTCGATTGGGCGACTTTGCAGTGAGACAGCTGATGGCTGGCGATTCAGGCAAATCCTGCGGCGTCATTAACGGCGAGCTGGTTACTACGGATATTGATAAGGTTGTCAATACGAAGAAACCTTTTGATATAGGCATGTATGAGCTTGCTCTTCGTTTATCGCAATAA
- a CDS encoding transposase produces MNEYANSLKKTLTSLIREMSAAPAPYVKNPEKDFTRMKKLSFETVMQLLIAMGGNSIYKELLESQGYNVNTATTSAFVQQRNKILPSAVEFLFHAFTESYTAIKDYRGYRLLAVDGSDLHIATDSTDTDTYFQSQPNTKGYNLLHLNAAYDLCNRLYVDAIVQPRRLCNEGRALAAMVDRSSIQGKTIVIADRGYESYNNFAHLERKGWNYVIRVKDLDSNGILSGLRLPASGAFDIDVHLTLTKKQTKEVKAHPEIYRFVPSTSTFDFWICRRTCFTRFPFGLFVSSCRVAIMKPS; encoded by the coding sequence ATGAATGAGTACGCGAATTCGCTAAAAAAAACGCTGACATCTCTCATACGAGAAATGTCAGCCGCACCAGCACCTTATGTCAAAAACCCTGAAAAAGATTTTACCCGAATGAAAAAGCTATCCTTTGAAACGGTTATGCAACTCCTGATCGCAATGGGTGGAAACAGCATCTATAAGGAGCTCTTGGAATCGCAGGGCTATAACGTAAATACCGCAACTACTTCTGCTTTTGTCCAGCAGCGGAATAAAATCTTGCCATCTGCTGTGGAATTTTTGTTTCACGCATTTACAGAGTCGTATACGGCTATCAAGGACTACCGAGGGTATCGCTTGCTTGCCGTTGACGGTTCGGATTTGCATATCGCAACGGATTCTACGGATACGGACACCTATTTTCAAAGTCAGCCGAACACGAAAGGCTATAACCTTCTACATTTGAACGCAGCCTATGACCTCTGCAACCGACTTTACGTGGATGCTATTGTTCAGCCACGAAGGTTGTGCAACGAGGGAAGGGCGCTGGCGGCTATGGTGGACCGTTCCTCTATCCAAGGCAAAACCATTGTAATTGCCGATCGAGGTTATGAAAGCTACAACAATTTCGCGCATCTTGAACGCAAAGGGTGGAACTACGTCATACGGGTAAAGGATTTGGATTCCAATGGTATTCTTTCGGGCTTGCGCCTGCCCGCTAGCGGAGCGTTTGATATTGACGTTCATCTGACGCTCACCAAAAAACAAACCAAAGAGGTTAAGGCTCATCCCGAAATTTACAGATTCGTCCCTTCCACGTCTACCTTTGATTTTTGGATTTGCAGGAGAACTTGTTTTACCCGATTTCCTTTCGGGTTGTTCGTTTCATCCTGCCGAGTGGCGATTATGAAACCGTCATAA
- a CDS encoding methyltransferase domain-containing protein, whose product MMIKKHYEQIGVAMTCRSYEEYVRMFDLLPEDMENGRLLDVAAGGSSFTAEANARGYSAYAVDPRYGAGIKEWIQEATEEIETSTAKLAKLQENFDWSYYESLEKHRAGRVASIERFAAHVLDAEHQERYIDGKLPELPFADDSFSLVLCSHFMFLYADQFGPEFHTKAVLELMRVCKPGGQIRIYPLVSLNWERYAELGKLLEIIEFNGGKAQLLTSHLPFIPSSTEYLKINAAKQ is encoded by the coding sequence ATGATGATTAAGAAGCACTACGAGCAAATTGGTGTTGCTATGACTTGCAGAAGCTACGAGGAATATGTAAGGATGTTCGATCTGCTGCCAGAGGATATGGAGAATGGAAGGCTGCTGGATGTTGCGGCAGGAGGCTCGTCCTTTACAGCTGAGGCAAATGCAAGAGGGTATTCCGCGTATGCAGTTGATCCGCGTTATGGTGCGGGGATTAAGGAATGGATTCAAGAAGCGACAGAAGAGATAGAGACTTCTACTGCGAAGCTTGCCAAGCTGCAGGAGAATTTCGACTGGAGCTATTATGAGTCGCTTGAGAAGCACCGTGCAGGACGTGTAGCCTCAATTGAACGTTTCGCGGCTCATGTGTTAGACGCTGAGCATCAAGAACGCTATATAGATGGGAAGCTCCCGGAGCTGCCATTTGCAGACGATTCCTTTTCACTCGTGTTATGCAGTCATTTTATGTTCTTATATGCGGACCAGTTTGGACCTGAATTTCATACCAAAGCCGTTCTAGAGCTTATGCGAGTTTGCAAGCCAGGTGGTCAAATCCGAATTTATCCGCTAGTATCCTTGAATTGGGAGCGATATGCTGAGCTGGGCAAGCTACTTGAGATCATTGAATTTAATGGCGGCAAAGCACAATTGCTCACATCGCATCTGCCCTTCATACCTTCGTCTACTGAATATTTGAAAATCAACGCAGCTAAACAATAG
- a CDS encoding putative glycoside hydrolase produces the protein MDIIISTLMLLYSLLTGNGEENAAVKQLAVAYLNSAAGQTLIQPDSSIAGGNTSGDKSLAIVKKDPQPDTPPIKGIYVTAHSAGGARMESLLKLLDDSELNSMVIDIKDDNGFITYPTTTPELQEVGASKKYIRDIHALMVTLKQHNIYPIARIVVFKDTALARKRPELSFLHQDGTIWKNGRGESFVNPYRKEVWDYNIAVAKEAAKLGFKEIQFDYVRFPEGFENKEASLTFDKAEQSHVDTIAGFVKYAREQLEPLGVRMSVDIFGYAASVPTAEGIGQDFVKISNDVHVISPMVYPSHYSTGWFKQKDPDLNPYETIKGAMIDTHKKLDPIEELKPIIRPWIQDFTASWLGNGHYMKYGKAEVEAQIKALKDTGINEYLLWNAGNKYSPNVNYE, from the coding sequence ATGGACATCATAATTTCAACCTTAATGCTGCTGTACAGTCTGCTCACGGGTAACGGTGAAGAAAATGCTGCCGTCAAGCAGCTCGCTGTTGCTTACTTAAATTCTGCTGCTGGACAAACGCTAATCCAACCTGATTCGTCCATTGCTGGCGGAAACACATCTGGAGACAAGAGCTTAGCCATTGTCAAGAAAGACCCGCAGCCGGATACCCCGCCAATAAAAGGGATCTATGTGACGGCTCACAGCGCTGGTGGCGCACGCATGGAGTCATTGCTCAAGCTGCTTGATGATTCCGAGCTGAACAGCATGGTCATTGATATTAAAGATGACAATGGTTTTATTACATATCCTACGACAACACCCGAGCTGCAGGAGGTTGGTGCCTCCAAAAAGTATATTCGGGATATCCATGCTCTTATGGTTACACTCAAGCAGCATAACATTTATCCCATAGCGAGAATCGTCGTCTTCAAGGATACCGCGCTAGCCCGCAAGCGGCCTGAGCTCTCGTTCCTGCATCAGGATGGAACCATATGGAAGAACGGACGCGGAGAAAGCTTTGTCAATCCTTATCGCAAGGAAGTTTGGGATTATAACATCGCAGTTGCCAAGGAAGCCGCAAAGCTAGGCTTCAAGGAAATTCAATTCGACTATGTCCGTTTCCCTGAAGGCTTCGAGAATAAAGAGGCCTCGCTGACCTTCGACAAAGCTGAGCAAAGTCACGTTGATACGATTGCCGGCTTCGTGAAATACGCTCGCGAGCAGCTCGAGCCGCTAGGTGTACGCATGTCTGTGGATATTTTCGGATATGCTGCGTCTGTACCTACAGCAGAGGGTATCGGTCAGGACTTCGTAAAAATCTCAAACGATGTGCATGTGATCTCACCAATGGTTTATCCAAGCCACTATAGTACCGGTTGGTTTAAACAAAAGGACCCTGATTTGAACCCTTACGAAACCATTAAAGGGGCCATGATTGATACACACAAGAAGCTTGATCCAATAGAAGAACTAAAGCCGATTATCCGGCCTTGGATTCAAGATTTCACTGCCAGCTGGTTAGGAAATGGCCACTATATGAAGTATGGCAAGGCGGAGGTTGAAGCGCAAATAAAGGCGCTTAAGGACACTGGTATTAATGAGTATTTGCTATGGAACGCCGGGAATAAGTATTCACCAAACGTTAACTACGAGTAG
- a CDS encoding MFS transporter, whose amino-acid sequence MDTPEPAQAGRSSTARKETMSLRVYSFSSYSTAAMVVSFIPLYFLDRGFSEQQIGIIYSTGPFISIFANIILGLASDKFRTIKKLLMLLLFGQLVMISLLFSIENFALVCLVMMGFYFFQTPINPLSDSLLLLSSRYTGTPYALIRIFGSLGFAVTAYTFGLILKEIGSQWTLPLALCTIAITLLLTTRIKDYQGSARKIDFSGFFKLLRQRDVLLFFLIILTISIPHRMYEGFLAVTMRHMGASDSLIGLAWLVSALSEIPVLFLLGKYGHKFKELPLLMIASLMYAIRLWLLSDLQDPRWVIATQAMHSISFGIYFSTALRYLSRLIPDEYRASGQAVYAVVWTGLAGVISGLFGGFVYENFGREAFFQMGAGFAIVAAAAFLARYYISRSEP is encoded by the coding sequence ATGGATACACCCGAGCCAGCCCAAGCTGGGCGCTCTTCAACCGCGCGGAAGGAGACAATGTCGCTTCGCGTCTACAGCTTCTCTTCTTATTCGACAGCGGCGATGGTCGTCTCTTTTATACCTTTATATTTCCTTGATAGAGGCTTCTCGGAGCAGCAGATCGGCATCATCTATTCCACCGGACCGTTCATATCGATTTTCGCCAATATCATCCTTGGCCTCGCCAGCGACAAATTCAGAACGATCAAAAAGCTGCTCATGCTTCTGCTGTTCGGCCAGCTCGTAATGATCTCGCTGCTGTTTTCAATCGAGAATTTTGCACTTGTTTGTCTAGTTATGATGGGCTTTTATTTTTTCCAGACACCGATTAACCCGCTAAGCGACAGTTTATTGTTATTATCCAGCCGATATACTGGAACCCCCTATGCCTTGATACGAATCTTCGGTTCTCTTGGCTTTGCGGTCACCGCCTATACATTCGGACTTATTTTAAAGGAAATCGGTTCACAATGGACACTTCCGCTTGCTCTCTGCACGATTGCCATCACGCTATTATTAACGACACGCATTAAGGATTACCAAGGGAGCGCCCGTAAAATTGATTTCTCCGGATTTTTTAAGCTGCTTCGCCAGCGAGATGTACTGCTGTTCTTTTTGATCATATTGACCATTTCAATTCCCCATCGGATGTATGAAGGGTTTCTAGCTGTCACCATGCGGCATATGGGTGCAAGCGACTCACTTATTGGACTTGCTTGGCTCGTGTCAGCATTGAGCGAAATTCCCGTATTATTTTTGCTCGGCAAATATGGTCATAAATTCAAGGAGCTTCCACTGCTCATGATTGCATCCCTCATGTATGCGATTAGGCTTTGGCTGCTCAGCGACCTTCAAGATCCGCGCTGGGTAATCGCAACACAAGCGATGCACAGCATTTCTTTCGGCATTTATTTCTCGACGGCGCTCCGCTATTTGTCACGGCTTATCCCTGATGAATACCGCGCCTCCGGACAAGCGGTATATGCGGTCGTTTGGACCGGGCTAGCAGGCGTAATCAGCGGCTTGTTCGGCGGCTTTGTTTACGAGAATTTTGGACGAGAAGCTTTCTTCCAGATGGGTGCTGGCTTCGCTATCGTTGCTGCCGCGGCATTTCTTGCAAGATACTATATCAGTCGATCAGAGCCTTGA
- a CDS encoding S66 peptidase family protein — MIQYPSLVEGATIGITAPSSGVQVELHDLLHLSCSRMKTKGFNVVCGETVWTQNKAKSAPAKLRAAEFNDMMRDDTIDMIIPPWGGELLIEIVEHIDYENLKSKWILGYSDISVLLLTITLKTGLATAHGTNLIDLRGEFSDQTTAMWQSVLSAKTGESILQHSSLNYQKEWQHSNPSPYVFHLTEPTSWKVISNSNAKIQGRLLGGCIDVIRHLIGTPFGDVRHFQNHFINNEPIVWYLENCELAATDLRRSLVQMKLAGWFNNSSGLMFGRSDANKPIENYTVEDIYIELSEELQIPIIYDIDCGHVPPQITFINGAFAEIEVEDGKGSVKQYFNP, encoded by the coding sequence ATGATTCAATATCCGTCGTTAGTAGAAGGGGCAACAATAGGAATAACAGCACCCTCATCGGGTGTGCAAGTGGAGCTTCATGATTTACTGCACCTTTCGTGTAGTCGTATGAAGACGAAAGGATTTAATGTGGTCTGCGGAGAAACGGTTTGGACGCAAAATAAGGCAAAATCAGCGCCTGCAAAATTACGTGCTGCTGAGTTCAATGATATGATGCGTGATGATACCATCGATATGATTATTCCGCCATGGGGCGGCGAACTATTAATTGAAATCGTTGAGCATATCGACTATGAAAATTTAAAGAGCAAATGGATTTTAGGCTATTCAGATATTAGCGTATTATTGTTAACGATTACATTGAAAACGGGGCTAGCAACTGCTCATGGCACAAATCTCATTGATTTAAGAGGAGAGTTCTCAGATCAGACAACTGCCATGTGGCAATCTGTCTTATCTGCTAAAACTGGGGAGTCAATCCTCCAGCATTCCTCGTTAAACTATCAGAAGGAGTGGCAGCATTCCAACCCATCGCCATATGTCTTTCATTTAACAGAACCAACCTCTTGGAAAGTAATTTCAAATTCGAATGCGAAAATACAAGGCCGCTTGCTTGGTGGTTGCATCGATGTGATCAGACATTTGATTGGTACTCCATTCGGTGATGTGCGGCATTTTCAAAATCATTTTATAAATAATGAACCGATCGTATGGTATTTAGAAAATTGCGAGCTAGCAGCAACTGATTTACGCAGATCGTTGGTGCAGATGAAATTAGCGGGCTGGTTTAATAATAGTTCCGGTCTTATGTTTGGCAGAAGCGATGCCAATAAACCAATTGAGAATTATACAGTGGAGGATATTTATATAGAGCTTTCTGAGGAATTACAGATACCAATCATTTATGATATCGACTGCGGCCATGTTCCACCACAAATAACTTTTATAAATGGGGCATTTGCTGAGATAGAAGTAGAAGATGGCAAAGGATCAGTAAAGCAATATTTTAATCCATAA
- a CDS encoding GH25 family lysozyme: MKVKRIIVIFISIVLLLGFLEYKGLIWHNSLFAMKYKVRGLDVSHYQGDIDWRTVANTRKYQFVYMKATEGNDFTDDTYQKNWDHAKANGLLVGAYHFFSARSSGEQQADHFISVVDSDEASLPPVIDIEIALTHDVAVIQHELKAMSDKLEAAYKKKPIFYVTYDTYNTYTASGFESYDIWIRDIVKHPSLQDKRGWLLWQYCNRGHVAGIDAYVDINVFKGDQAAFDARFKG, from the coding sequence GTGAAAGTAAAAAGGATAATCGTTATTTTTATAAGCATTGTATTGCTGCTTGGATTTTTGGAATATAAAGGGTTAATATGGCATAACAGTCTGTTCGCAATGAAGTATAAGGTTAGAGGACTTGATGTTTCTCATTATCAAGGGGATATCGACTGGAGGACCGTAGCCAATACAAGGAAATATCAGTTTGTTTATATGAAAGCAACAGAAGGAAATGATTTTACGGATGACACATATCAGAAAAACTGGGATCACGCTAAAGCGAATGGCCTACTCGTCGGTGCCTATCATTTTTTCTCAGCAAGAAGCTCGGGTGAGCAGCAGGCTGACCATTTTATAAGCGTAGTTGACAGTGATGAAGCCAGCTTGCCGCCCGTTATCGATATTGAAATTGCGCTTACTCATGATGTTGCTGTCATTCAGCATGAATTAAAAGCAATGAGCGACAAGCTTGAAGCCGCTTATAAGAAGAAACCGATATTTTACGTCACCTATGACACGTATAACACTTATACAGCCAGCGGCTTTGAAAGCTATGATATTTGGATTCGCGATATTGTGAAGCATCCCTCGCTCCAGGACAAGCGTGGGTGGCTGTTGTGGCAATATTGCAATCGCGGACATGTTGCTGGTATCGATGCCTACGTTGACATTAATGTGTTTAAAGGAGACCAAGCAGCATTTGATGCAAGGTTTAAAGGGTAA